A stretch of the Comamonas testosteroni TK102 genome encodes the following:
- a CDS encoding enoyl-CoA hydratase: MQHASSEFVTREDMAVYETGEPVLYSVDNGIATVTMNRPTFNNVQNSQMTYALDAVLRKATDDDSVKVIVLRGEGRHFSAGHDIGTPGRDINKPFDRVHLWWDHTNKPGGEQLFAREQEVYLGMCRRWREIPKPMIAMVQGACVAGGLMLAWVCDLIVASDDAFFQDPVVRMGIPGVEYFAHAHELHPRIAKEFLLLGERMPAERAYQMGMVNRVVPRAELEDQVYAMAQRMAAQPRLGMALTKLVVNKAEELQGLRSTMDMAFGYHHFAHAHSQAMGMGQLGGQDARSMAKANKEESKA, from the coding sequence ATGCAGCATGCATCCAGCGAATTTGTGACGCGTGAGGACATGGCCGTCTATGAAACCGGCGAGCCCGTGCTCTACAGCGTGGACAACGGCATTGCCACGGTCACCATGAATCGGCCCACGTTCAACAACGTGCAGAACTCGCAGATGACCTATGCGCTGGATGCAGTCTTGCGCAAGGCGACCGATGACGACAGCGTCAAGGTCATCGTGCTGCGCGGCGAGGGCCGGCACTTCAGCGCGGGTCATGACATCGGCACGCCCGGCCGCGACATCAACAAGCCGTTCGACCGCGTTCACCTGTGGTGGGATCACACCAACAAACCCGGGGGAGAGCAGCTGTTTGCCCGCGAGCAGGAGGTATATCTGGGCATGTGCCGGCGCTGGCGCGAGATCCCCAAACCCATGATTGCCATGGTGCAGGGAGCATGCGTGGCGGGCGGCCTGATGCTGGCCTGGGTCTGCGATCTGATCGTGGCCAGCGATGATGCGTTTTTCCAGGACCCCGTGGTGCGCATGGGCATTCCCGGCGTGGAGTACTTCGCCCATGCCCACGAGCTGCATCCGCGCATTGCCAAGGAGTTTCTGCTGCTGGGCGAGCGCATGCCGGCAGAGCGCGCCTATCAGATGGGCATGGTCAACCGCGTGGTGCCGCGTGCCGAGCTTGAGGACCAGGTCTATGCCATGGCCCAGCGCATGGCGGCCCAGCCGCGTCTGGGCATGGCGCTGACCAAATTGGTCGTCAACAAGGCCGAGGAACTGCAGGGCCTGCGCTCCACCATGGACATGGCTTTTGGCTACCACCACTTTGCCCACGCGCACAGCCAGGCGATGGGCATGGGGCAACTGGGCGGCCAGGACGCCAGGTCCATGGCCAAGGCCAACAAAGAAGAGTCAAAGGCATGA
- a CDS encoding NAD(P)H-dependent flavin oxidoreductase, producing MSNMNDMGSLRTPLCDLLGCRYPVIQTAMGYVAGADLVIGTTNAGGFGFLAGATIAADRIEAEILRVKRETDDQPFGLNFHMFQPNAQQLLDLAVKHRLRAVSYGRGPDKKVIGRLREAGIVCMPTVGALKHAQKAIEMGANAITVQGGEGGGHTGSVPTTVLLPQVVDAVQVPVVAAGGFYDGRGLLAALAYGASGIAMGTRFLMTSDSKVPAATLQRYLAARDAEKITVSHLVDGMPQRMIPNEYLAMLEKASPMKRLRIALSLALQWKAETGMTTGQALSIFMKALREDSSSVAQTVMAANAPMLLQRSMVDGNPADGVMSAGQVAALIGRLDSCEEVIGGIVRQAMDRRNALNALTPA from the coding sequence ATGAGCAATATGAACGACATGGGCAGTCTGCGCACTCCTCTTTGCGACCTGCTGGGGTGCCGCTATCCCGTCATCCAGACGGCCATGGGCTATGTGGCGGGGGCCGATCTGGTGATAGGGACTACCAATGCCGGCGGCTTCGGCTTCCTGGCCGGTGCCACCATTGCTGCCGACAGGATCGAGGCCGAAATCCTGCGCGTCAAGCGCGAGACCGACGACCAGCCTTTCGGGCTGAACTTTCACATGTTCCAGCCCAACGCCCAGCAGCTGCTGGACCTGGCCGTGAAGCATCGGCTGCGTGCGGTCAGCTACGGCCGTGGCCCGGACAAGAAGGTGATAGGCCGGCTGCGCGAGGCCGGCATTGTCTGCATGCCCACCGTGGGAGCCCTGAAGCACGCCCAGAAGGCGATCGAGATGGGAGCCAATGCCATCACCGTGCAGGGCGGCGAAGGGGGCGGCCATACCGGCAGCGTGCCCACCACGGTGCTGCTGCCCCAGGTGGTGGATGCTGTCCAGGTTCCGGTGGTCGCCGCCGGAGGCTTCTATGACGGGCGCGGTCTGCTGGCTGCGCTGGCCTACGGCGCATCGGGCATTGCCATGGGCACGCGGTTTTTGATGACCAGTGATTCCAAGGTGCCCGCTGCCACGCTGCAGCGCTATCTGGCCGCCAGGGATGCGGAAAAGATCACCGTCTCGCATCTGGTCGATGGCATGCCGCAGCGAATGATTCCCAACGAGTACCTGGCCATGCTGGAAAAGGCCAGTCCCATGAAACGCTTGCGCATTGCCCTGAGCCTGGCACTTCAGTGGAAGGCCGAGACCGGCATGACCACCGGCCAGGCCCTGAGCATCTTCATGAAAGCCCTGCGCGAGGATTCTTCTTCGGTGGCTCAGACCGTGATGGCCGCCAACGCACCCATGTTGCTGCAGCGCTCCATGGTCGATGGAAACCCGGCCGACGGCGTGATGTCCGCCGGGCAGGTGGCCGCGCTGATCGGCAGGCTCGACAGCTGCGAGGAAGTGATAGGCGGCATCGTCCGCCAGGCCATGGACCGTCGCAACGCATTGAACGCATTGACTCCCGCATAA
- a CDS encoding enoyl-CoA hydratase family protein, translating to MSTQQFHSTIHDNGVAELVIDRAPVNALNAAGWSGLAREIQALGDRPEVRVIVIRAENRGFCAGVDIKELAENDKLILEVNAGNYATFKAVHLNKVPVITAVHGFVLGGGIGICGASDIVIAAEDATFGLPEVDRGAMGGAAHLQRMFGVQKTRYLFFTGEMIAAAEAQRLGAIERVVPREQLRDTAMDIANRIAAKSPAMIRIAKEALTGIEDGNLEDKYRWEQGFTLQAYMSPDSAETRSAFVEKRDAKF from the coding sequence ATGTCCACTCAACAATTTCATTCCACTATTCATGACAACGGCGTGGCAGAGCTGGTGATCGACCGCGCTCCGGTGAATGCCCTGAATGCCGCCGGCTGGAGTGGTCTGGCCCGGGAAATCCAGGCGCTGGGCGACAGGCCCGAGGTGCGCGTGATCGTCATTCGCGCCGAGAACCGGGGCTTTTGCGCCGGTGTGGACATCAAGGAGCTGGCCGAGAACGACAAGCTCATTCTTGAGGTGAACGCAGGCAACTACGCCACCTTCAAGGCCGTGCATCTGAACAAGGTGCCGGTGATCACCGCCGTGCACGGCTTTGTGCTGGGCGGCGGCATCGGTATCTGCGGCGCATCCGACATCGTGATCGCGGCCGAAGACGCTACCTTCGGCCTGCCCGAAGTGGACCGCGGCGCCATGGGCGGGGCCGCCCATCTGCAGCGCATGTTCGGCGTGCAGAAAACCCGCTACCTGTTCTTCACGGGCGAGATGATAGCTGCGGCAGAGGCCCAGCGCCTGGGGGCCATCGAGCGTGTGGTTCCCCGCGAGCAGCTGCGCGACACCGCCATGGACATCGCCAACCGGATTGCTGCCAAGAGCCCCGCCATGATCCGCATCGCCAAGGAGGCGCTGACTGGCATCGAGGACGGCAATCTCGAAGACAAGTACCGCTGGGAGCAGGGCTTCACCCTGCAAGCCTATATGAGCCCCGACTCCGCCGAGACGCGCAGCGCCTTCGTGGAAAAGCGCGACGCCAAGTTCTGA
- a CDS encoding acyl-CoA dehydrogenase family protein, giving the protein MDLTYTPAQKAFRAQVREWLRDNVPRQRLQSYDTREGFEQHRQWEARLASAGYSAVTWPKDLGGSGCDLTEWLIFEEEYWAVDAPARVNQNGILLLGSTLMEFGTPEQKARFLPRMARCDDMWAQGWSEPNAGSDMAAISSRAIRKGDKFILNGQKIWSTRAIFADWVFGLFRSDPTSSRHHGLSYILVPLNTPGITVRPIRAINGREHFAEIFFDDVEVPAENLLGAEGKGWHVAMATAGFERGLLLRSPARYQRSAQKLVDLYLRNQVDADRDHSILDAVLRAWQGAEAYTLSSYHTVGRLHKGAQIGAEASTNKIVWSELDIMIHETAMRILGARAELIDDAEANEWLEGFLFSQAGPIYAGSNEIQRNIIAQRMLGLPKS; this is encoded by the coding sequence ATGGATTTGACATACACCCCAGCGCAGAAGGCCTTCCGTGCCCAGGTACGTGAATGGCTCAGGGACAACGTGCCCAGGCAGCGTCTGCAAAGCTATGACACCCGCGAGGGCTTCGAGCAGCACCGCCAGTGGGAAGCCAGGCTGGCAAGCGCGGGCTACAGCGCCGTGACCTGGCCCAAGGATCTGGGCGGCAGCGGCTGCGACCTGACGGAGTGGCTGATCTTCGAGGAGGAGTACTGGGCGGTCGATGCGCCAGCCCGCGTGAACCAGAACGGCATCCTGCTGCTGGGCTCCACGCTGATGGAGTTCGGCACACCCGAGCAGAAGGCCCGCTTTCTGCCCCGCATGGCGCGCTGCGACGATATGTGGGCCCAGGGCTGGTCCGAGCCCAATGCCGGCTCCGACATGGCGGCCATCAGCAGTCGCGCCATCCGCAAGGGCGACAAGTTCATACTGAACGGCCAGAAAATCTGGTCCACCCGCGCCATCTTTGCCGACTGGGTGTTCGGCCTGTTTCGCAGCGACCCTACATCGAGCCGCCACCATGGACTGAGCTACATCCTGGTGCCCTTGAACACGCCCGGCATCACCGTGCGTCCGATCCGCGCCATCAACGGCCGTGAACACTTCGCCGAAATCTTCTTCGACGATGTCGAGGTACCTGCGGAGAACCTGCTGGGCGCGGAGGGCAAGGGCTGGCATGTGGCGATGGCCACTGCGGGCTTCGAGCGCGGCCTGCTGTTGCGCTCTCCCGCCCGCTATCAGCGCAGCGCGCAGAAGCTGGTGGACCTGTATCTGCGCAACCAGGTCGATGCCGACCGCGATCATTCCATTCTCGATGCTGTTCTGCGTGCCTGGCAGGGGGCGGAGGCGTACACGCTGTCCTCCTATCACACGGTGGGTCGCCTGCACAAGGGTGCGCAGATCGGGGCCGAGGCCAGCACCAACAAGATCGTCTGGTCCGAGCTGGACATCATGATTCACGAGACCGCAATGCGCATTCTGGGCGCGCGGGCCGAGCTCATCGATGACGCCGAGGCCAACGAATGGCTGGAAGGCTTTCTGTTCTCGCAGGCCGGCCCCATCTACGCGGGCAGCAACGAGATCCAGCGCAACATCATCGCCCAGCGCATGCTGGGCCTGCCCAAATCCTGA
- a CDS encoding acyl-CoA dehydrogenase family protein has translation MDFTFTEDQIAFRDSISRFLMTEAAPELLRDIWETPSGRSPELWARIAEQGLMGLSAPEADGGMGLADVDWALLLQEVGYYALPDSLSDTAYVAVGMLGALHDGHESRVWLSRIAAGNCRVAVGHPVNPHVADAALADVLLLPHATATGLELHLLKPEQCEITALSSIDSSRRLSQVRWTPSDTTRLLDGTQGQKVWDTAGERGALAAAAQMLGLAQRMLDLSVDYVAQRKQFDKVIGSFQAVQHHLSDIVTRIEFAKPVLYRAFYALQHGEPDLAVRISHAKLQCSEASWFAARNSLQVHGAMGYTWEVDLQMFMKRAWVLDAAWGDKAYHAARLTQGLLRSPNAPVGPGATFDREVDSCGSCSAQDAIRNMDEEVAA, from the coding sequence ATGGACTTCACCTTTACCGAAGATCAGATCGCATTCCGCGACTCGATCAGCCGCTTTCTGATGACCGAAGCGGCTCCCGAGCTGTTGCGCGACATCTGGGAAACTCCGAGCGGCCGCAGCCCCGAGCTGTGGGCCAGGATTGCCGAGCAGGGCCTGATGGGCCTGTCGGCACCCGAAGCCGATGGCGGCATGGGTCTGGCCGATGTGGACTGGGCGCTGCTGCTGCAGGAGGTGGGCTATTACGCCTTGCCCGATTCCCTGAGCGACACCGCCTATGTGGCTGTGGGCATGCTGGGCGCCTTGCATGATGGGCATGAAAGCCGTGTCTGGCTCTCCAGGATTGCTGCGGGCAACTGCCGCGTGGCCGTGGGTCATCCCGTCAATCCCCATGTGGCGGATGCCGCGCTGGCCGATGTGCTGCTGCTGCCGCACGCCACGGCCACTGGCCTGGAACTGCATCTGCTCAAGCCCGAGCAGTGCGAGATCACGGCGCTGAGCAGCATCGACTCTTCGCGCCGCCTGTCGCAGGTACGCTGGACACCATCCGATACCACTCGCCTGCTCGACGGCACTCAGGGCCAGAAGGTCTGGGACACTGCAGGCGAGCGCGGCGCGCTCGCTGCCGCTGCCCAGATGCTGGGCCTGGCCCAGCGCATGCTTGACCTGTCCGTGGACTACGTGGCACAGCGCAAGCAGTTCGACAAGGTCATCGGCAGCTTCCAGGCCGTGCAGCATCACCTGTCCGATATCGTCACCAGGATCGAGTTTGCCAAACCCGTGCTCTACCGCGCCTTCTATGCGCTGCAGCATGGCGAACCCGATCTGGCCGTACGTATCTCGCACGCCAAGCTCCAGTGCAGTGAAGCGAGCTGGTTTGCCGCGCGCAACAGCCTGCAGGTGCATGGCGCCATGGGCTACACCTGGGAAGTCGATCTGCAGATGTTCATGAAGCGTGCCTGGGTGCTGGATGCCGCCTGGGGCGATAAGGCATACCACGCGGCGCGCCTGACCCAGGGCCTGCTGCGCAGTCCCAATGCTCCCGTGGGGCCTGGCGCGACCTTTGATCGGGAAGTCGATTCATGCGGCTCCTGCTCTGCGCAAGATGCCATCAGAAACATGGATGAAGAGGTGGCTGCATGA
- a CDS encoding acetyl-CoA C-acetyltransferase, translating to MSAQAYIVDALRSPTGKRKGSLAAVHGADLGAHVIKALVERNDIPAADYDDVIFGCVDTIGALAGDIARTSWLAAGMPLNVPGTTIDRQCGSSQQAIHFAAQAVMSGTQDVVLAGGVQTMSAIPISSAMLAGQPLGFSTPFAESKGWQARFGSAPVNQFYAAQRIADHWGLSRGDMEVFAKESHDRALKAIAEGRFDREIVPFGDFGMDETARLSTLEKMATLEPVDPTYPSITAAVSSSTCDAAAAVLVVSEAALKRYHLTPRARIHHMSVRADDPIWHLTAPIPATEHALKKAGMTMSDIDLVEINEAFASVVMAWLKETGYDPARTNVNGGAIALGHPLGASGAKLMTTLLHELERTGGRFGLQTMCEGGGQANVTIIERL from the coding sequence ATGAGCGCCCAGGCCTATATCGTTGATGCACTGCGCTCGCCCACCGGCAAGCGCAAGGGCTCTCTTGCCGCCGTGCACGGCGCCGATCTCGGCGCCCATGTGATCAAGGCGCTGGTCGAGCGCAACGACATTCCCGCAGCCGATTACGACGACGTGATCTTTGGCTGCGTGGACACCATCGGCGCCCTGGCCGGCGACATCGCCCGTACTTCCTGGCTGGCGGCCGGCATGCCCCTGAATGTGCCCGGCACCACGATCGACCGCCAGTGCGGATCGTCCCAGCAAGCCATTCATTTTGCGGCCCAGGCCGTGATGAGCGGCACGCAGGATGTGGTGCTGGCCGGTGGCGTGCAGACCATGAGCGCGATTCCGATCTCGTCGGCCATGCTGGCCGGTCAGCCTCTGGGCTTTAGCACGCCGTTTGCCGAGAGCAAGGGCTGGCAGGCCCGCTTCGGCAGCGCGCCCGTCAACCAGTTCTATGCCGCCCAGCGCATTGCCGATCACTGGGGCCTGAGCCGCGGCGACATGGAGGTGTTTGCCAAGGAAAGCCATGACCGGGCCCTGAAGGCGATTGCCGAGGGACGCTTCGACCGTGAAATCGTGCCATTCGGCGATTTCGGGATGGACGAAACGGCACGCCTTTCGACCCTGGAGAAGATGGCCACGCTGGAGCCGGTGGATCCGACCTATCCCTCGATCACCGCTGCCGTGTCCAGCTCCACTTGCGATGCCGCAGCGGCCGTGCTGGTGGTGTCGGAGGCTGCGCTTAAACGCTACCACCTCACGCCTCGCGCCCGCATTCACCATATGAGCGTGCGCGCCGATGATCCCATCTGGCATCTGACGGCACCGATTCCCGCCACCGAACATGCGCTCAAGAAGGCGGGCATGACGATGTCCGACATCGACCTGGTCGAGATCAACGAGGCTTTCGCTTCCGTGGTCATGGCCTGGCTCAAGGAAACCGGCTACGACCCAGCCAGGACCAATGTCAACGGCGGCGCGATTGCGCTGGGCCATCCGCTGGGGGCCTCGGGCGCCAAGCTCATGACCACGCTGCTGCACGAGCTGGAGCGCACCGGCGGCCGCTTCGGTCTGCAGACCATGTGCGAAGGCGGAGGTCAGGCCAACGTCACCATCATCGAACGTCTCTGA